ATATTTTTTATTTTTAGTATCAGCTATATTAACAAATTGAGTTGACACTAGTTTGATTTTTTCTATACCCCCTCTACACCTTTTTTTAATTTTTTTATCCTTACCTATTTCTGTAAGTAGTGGAATAGAACCCTTCTGATACCTCCTTTTCTTTCTGTTTAATTTGATTCTTCCACCTGTTGGTTTTTTTCCTCTATCAATATTCCATTTAGTCA
The genomic region above belongs to Candidatus Aenigmatarchaeota archaeon and contains:
- a CDS encoding 30S ribosomal protein S8e, coding for MTKWNIDRGKKPTGGRIKLNRKKRRYQKGSIPLLTEIGKDKKIKKRCRGGIEKIKLVSTQFVNIADTKNKKYKSKVKIIDVVENPASPHYVRRGIITKGAIVMTEIGKVKITSRPSQDGVVNGIVVEGK